The sequence below is a genomic window from Lolium perenne isolate Kyuss_39 chromosome 7, Kyuss_2.0, whole genome shotgun sequence.
taatactcccatgaacctctcgaaggggaacatattgtgtagaaatacagaccgagaatggaaatctcatcgactaggtgaaccaggaggtgcgtcataatattgaagaaggatggcgggaacaccaactcgaaatcgacaagacattggatcacatcgttacgtaaccgtggtagaacttctcggattgattaccttctcgagagattgcattgaggaatgcacatagcttcacaatggctactcgaacattttccgcacagagcccctcaaagcaatcggaagcaattgcgtcataatcacgtggcagtcgtgagacttcaggttttggaactttttctccgccatgtttattattccctttatattggacgagaatctgacgggaccttcataccgctcaggcattcaaaaaagatggccttctcttctttggtcgtagcgtaggcggcatgaccttgaaaccgttccggatgccggtcatcggggtctttcaaactttgctggtcccgccgtgcttcctttgtatcatttgacttcccatacatgcccaagaagcttaggatgttcacgcaaatattcttcgtaacgtgcatcacgtcgattgcagagcggacttctaggactttccaatattctagctcccgaatatagatttcttcttccacatggctacgtgcccgtcggctcccttcggaaTCGATTGTCCgcgaggaccctttccaaagatgactttcaaatccttgaccatatcaaatacctcggcaccAAGCAGTGTTCcgtggcttcggccggtgatccgccttgccgttgtaatgcttgcctttctttcttcttggatgacctttcggaagaaatcgacgatgcccaagatacacgttcttcttacaatttggcaaatgtacactttcagtctcatgtaagcggtgcgtgcatgcattgtatcccttatttgtgagtccgaaaggttactaagagcaggccaatcgttgatggttacgaaaagcaacgctcgtaggtcaaattcctcttctttgtgctcatcccacacacggacaccaggtctgccccacagctgtaaaagttcatcaactaatggccttaggtacacatcgatgtcgttgccgggttgcttcggaccttggatgagcaccggcatcataatgaacttccgcttcatgcacaaccaaggaggaaggttgtagatgcatagagtcacgggccaggtactatggctggagctctgctcgccaaaaggattcatgccatccgtacttagaccaaatcttatgttccttgcgtcaccgcaaaatctttgaactctctcgtcgatctttctccattgcgttccatctgcggggtgtctcaactcccgtccgacttacggtcctctttgtgccatcgcaacaacttggcatgctctttgttctgagcagacgtttcaaccgtggtattataggagcataccacatcaccttggcgggaaccctcttcccgggtttctcggccctcaacatcgtcgtcaccagggtcatcgcctcgatcttataacgcaatgcggtgcataccgggcattcattcaaattctcgtattcaccgcggtagaggatgcgatcgttgatgcatgcatgtatcttcgtaacctctaaacctagagggcagacaaccttctttgcttcgtacgtagtggcgggcaactcgttattctttggaaacatattcttcaacatttttagcaagttttcaaatgccgagtcagctacacactgctgtgccttccatctcggcAAATCCAGCAGTGCGGccactttttcagaccatcatcgcatccgggtacagcgccttcccgtgatcctctaacatgcgatccaaattctccctctctttttcggtTTCGCGACGTCTCCGTGCAtcggcaatggtccgaccaagatcatcaacgggatcatcacgtgcctcttcttcaccttccccttcaccttgacagatcctccatgaaagtatcaccgaaatgagcaagatagctttcatcgatgaaatcatccccttcttcatcttcttccattataacccctctttctccatgcttggtccaacaattatagcttggcatgaaaccgtgccggcaggtgcatgtgaacatctcttgaggaagagtaaccattccgattcttacatttaacacatggacagataacaaaaccccccgcttgttcgcattagccactacgaggaaatctttcaaacccgtatcgaactcgccggagagtcggttaccgtacatccattgtcgattcatctgcattattataatataaaatatataattaaccatcatgcatttgttaaactaactagctacaaacaatataaattaaacaatgaactacacacatgcacatgcacattttatcaacgacacatcaaaggttcaagttgctaaccgcgatcgaggaggaaaaaataaatgagaaagctcaagtgtggctccaacacttcatatcatgtttgtttcatgctcttggggcatttcatcaaacaccttatgtgcataagaggaaccaaaagcaaacctaacacccacttgtgaagtttgtgaagagaatggcaccaaatggctaagtgttggtctTTGGATGAGTATATAtagggggggctttagtcccggttggcccaaccgcgactaaaggccttcgggcacctttagtcgcggttggccaggccaaccgggactaaagacccccacgtgcaccggctggccaccgagcaccctgggcccaggcctttggtcgcggttcgcctcccgaaccgcgactaaaggtcccattagtcgcggttcctacagcttcgcgacttatggggctcacccgaagcctgtttttctaccagtgttgcTACATGGTTGACCATCCCTGTCCATCAAGAAGGCCACGAAGAGGGCCCGTACGCTTCTGCTCTTGCCCATGTGCCTGAGGTAGATAGCAAGATACTCGGCCGGGCCGCCGCTTCCAAACACGCCACACGGGAAGCACTCAATCCTCCAGGGGTGTCCCCCGGCCGAGAAGACGCCAGATTGTACGTATTGGCCGATGGGGAGCTGCTTGGCTTGCTCGTAGTCTACTCTCAAGTGGAGGGCGGCAGAACCCAAACTGGTGATCTGCGCCTTCGGCCTGATCGTCTTGTCCCCGTTGCTCACTGGAAAAGAGTACGATAAACCAATTCACAAACTGGCGAATTATTTTATTATGCAGACTAACGAACATCAGAAGAACACGAGTGGGCACTCACTGGCTTGAAGCCGCCGGAGGTGGCGGCGGTTGGCCTGCTGGTGACGATGATTGCCGGGATGCGCCGGTCCTCCTCTAGAGTCCGCCTCCTTCGCCCTGACGCCGGTCGTCGTCTACCCTCGCGTGGCCGCCGCCCCTCGCAACTTCCTCCCGACTAGGGCTCGTCTCCGTCTCGGGAGGTGCTATATGCCGTTCTTTGCGGCGCTGGAGCGTCGCGCCGCCTGAAGGAGTATAGGCCGGCCCATTAGGCCGGTTTTCCTAGTTTTTGTTTCttcttttttgttttctgttttatttttctctGCTTCCttatttctattttctttttggcTACAGCTTGGTGTAACAGCTTCCAACTGAACCATCCCCCTTCCAGCAGCCATGCAAAGCTATTTTTGGCTGATCTTTTGTGTGTTTTAATTGCAGATTCAAAATGCACGCAATATCACCATTGATGACTACTTGGCAATCTGCCTCTTCCTCCACTCATATGAGCTCTGGCGGGAGGAGGATTCTCTGTGCAACCGTGAATCCGGCAGACAGGACAAAGCCTCCAAGTCCCCCGCTGCTTCTGTTCCCAAAATTTCTTCTTTCAAAGAGATCAGGAATTTAATTATGATGCCGTATTTGTTTGCTTCGATTATTCATTGCAGTACTTTCTTCCTAGTAGCTTACATAATCTTTTTATTCGAGACTCTATCAACGTTCAGTGTGTATGGTCTTCCGAATATCCACATTCTGTGTGCATTGCTTTCTTCTTTTTATTTTCATTCATCTCGTACATTTTTAGAAGCTTAGGGACTCATTAATTAATCAAAACTCATAAACATTCGGTGTGTAAGATAATCTGAATTTTAAATCATAGTTTTAAATAGCGGGCTATAGGATATAGCCGCGACCTCCGAAAAAGGCTATAGCGGGCTATAGCCACCTTTTAGCACGCGAATGTCTTTAGTCGCACCTTGCTCGaaaggctatagccgggctatagcgggaatatagccggctatttaaaactATGATTTTAATATGTTCACATTTCTCACGTCCTATTTTCGCCATATCTTTGTATTTGTTTTGTTAGTTCattttcttcaagcaaacatccaAATCTCTAGCTTATAATCTCTATATCATACAACCAAATTGTTAGCTTGTAGTATTATCCACTATACTATTGGTTATAAACAAAATTAGTGTTTTATGTTATGTCATTGTTGTGACCTTGTTTGGATTACTTTAAGTTTTATTATGTGTGAAAAATAATATATAAACCTTCTAAGATACACATACTATTTTTCATACATGTAGATTACTTTATATTGTCCAAAATCAACAAAACATGCAATTCCACTGTTTGTACATCCAAACAAGAATTAGATTTCGGTGCCAACTTTTGATTCCAACAATAAGTATGCAAACCCAAACAAGAGAATCGGAATTGGACGTGATTTCCTTTCCATCTGGGTTTTGGTGTTTCACTCCAATTCAATTCCAAGGCTCAAGTACGTGCATCCAAACACATCATAGGAGATCACTAGAAGATCCCACAAAAGTGGTCAAACATGGATATTTTCGATATGGATCAAAAAAGAGGCAGCGATTAGATCCCACAAAATCACAAAAACTGAAAAAAAATCCACTGTCCTAGATATCATCACCCGAGTACCCAATAGAGTGAGTTTTTGATAGACATTTGTGGTGAAATGGAAGCGAGCCAATGCTCATATCGGCGTTGGCGCTAACGCCGTACCTCGACTCTACGGTGAGGAGACTCGATTCCAGCTCAATCTTCATTTCCCGGCGAGGAGGTTTTATTGTGACCGATTTGTAGGCCATATAGAGACCGGATTTGAACTTCCTTCTAAAGTGGATCTCGTTGGATATATGGAGTTCGTCGGGGAACGAGCGCGCATGGGTGAGCATATGCGGACGGGCGAGCAGGAGCGAGCGGGCGGGCAGCTGAGTGAGGGGCAAGCGGCCGAGCGAGAACTAATGTGTCGCAGGAGACGGGCGGTGCATGCAGAAAGCGGACgagagatgaagaagaagaagttaAGTAGAAAAAAAGCTAATAAGTGGGTCCGCATGTTTTTGAGGGGACAGGTAGGTCGGCATGTTTTTGATGGGCAGTTTCCGGTATTTGTTCCGCCCGACCACATTTCGTGCCTCAAAACGTTTACCAGCAGTATACCCAATCGAGTATTTCCGATTTCGTGTACCTTCTATTatgtttttcatggttttttttcTGGTTTTCGCTTGTTCACGGTTTGGTGAGTTATATTCTCCGGTTTTATTTTCGGTTATTctgtttttttatattttttgatcGAAAATTGTTTAGACTTGAATTTTGTTCATATTTGAAAAATTTCCATATCCAATATCGGTTCAAATTTGAATCCATTCATATTTagaatttgttcaaatttgattttttttcagTTCTAGAAAATGTTTCGATATATTCGAATTCGAATAATGTTCAGATTTAAATTTTGTTCAGGTTTGAAATCCATTGAGGATTTTTGTTTTAGCGGGTGCCCTGAAGGAATCGGGAGGCGGTgaataaatgggccggcccaccctgGATCACCTTGTGGCGATTGCTTCATTGCTTGCATTGCATTGGCGGGGCAAAAACCGAACAGACCCTAAACCCACTGCCCCTCTTCTCCCGTCCCACGACTGTATCCACCCCCACCTCTTCACTtcctccgccggccgccgccacccgccgccatgGACCCCAAGCTCCTCACCGCGCAGGAGGAAGTATCCAACAAGAGAAAGAAGGACAAGAAGAGCAAGAAGGACAAGAAGCGGAAGCTGGCGGCCGAGGCCGAGGACGAGGCGGCAGCGGTGGAAGACGCGGCCAAGCGCAGCAAGAAGAGAGATGAATCGGACCAGGGAGGCGCCGTGGAGAAGAGCGTCGCGGTGACCGGGAAGGGCTTCGACGACCCCAAGTACGCGCCGCTCAAGTccttcgccgccgccgcgctGCCGCCCAAGGTGCTCGACTGCTGCAAGGGCTTCGACAAGCCCTCGCCCATCCAGGCGCTCGCTTGGCCGTACCTCCTCGACGGCCGTGATTTCATCGGAATCGCGGCCACCGGATCTGGTACTGGACAACTCTGCGATTTCTTTCTTTTTTGCGAAAGATACAACTTTGCAACTTCTTCCGCTTCATCCTGTTCGTTTCCTGATAAATCGTTGCGTTCCTTGTAATTTGGCTATCAGGGAAGACTATCGCGTTTGGTGTGCCGGCGCTGATGCACGTCAGGAAGAAGTTGGCGGAAAAAGGTGCGAAGAAGGGGATGCCACGATGCCTCATGCTGGCTCCAACTAGGGAGCTTGCTCAGCAGGTAAATCTCCATGTCATGTTCCTTTATGCATTGGAATAATTCCATATTCTGACCAAGAACTTGGGTTCTTTAGAATTTAAATATACTGGACTGATTTACACTTCATTGCTGTGTTAGATCGCAGATGTACTTACTGAAGCTGGTGCGCCATGCGGGATAAATTCGGTGTGCCTCTATGGTGGAACTTCAAAAGGTCCCCAAATATCTGCCCTTAAATCTGGAGTTGTAAGATAACACCAACACATtttctttttgtcttgcttaCCCTACGAATATTCATCATATTCCGATTTATAATTTGTTTTTATCTAttcactttttttttgtttctgtgCTACCAGGAAATCGTCATAGGGACACCTGGTCGTATGAAAGACCTCATTGAAATGGGGATTTGTCGTCTTAATGAGGTTTCTTTTGTGGTAAGTAACTGTACTTATGTTAGTTTTGTTGTTTATTGCTGGATATGCAAAATAGTTATTTATTATGAGGATGGAACTTGAACATGGTCATGTGGTGTTTTCTGTTTTCTTGTGGAGTTTGTGCTTAATGCAGTAATCTTTCAGAAATGTAATCAAATCTTCTGGGGTAGAGATAGTGGCCTTGTATAGCGGCAAATTGTATTTTTGACAGTTTCCTTGTATTCAAAACCGGAGGGAGCAACACAAACTATATTGCATTATATTAAGATCTTGAATACATGACACACTTAGCAAGACAAGTAGGTGCATGTTTGGACTTCAGTAACATTTTAGCGGACGAGATAGAAGTATGCATGCTAAGGTTTCTTGTAATTGGGTGATAGGTTATTGGTAAAATAAGTATGGATAACACTAAGTGATTAAATTATTTCCATAGCTTGAACTTCCTGCCTACCTAACAGTAATATTCCGTAGTCACTGATCATAGTCTTAACAAATGATTAAAATTAAAATAGCTTGAACTTCCTGACTTGCTCGTACTCTTAACACCATCTTGTTGCCCATTTTATAAATCTATTAAATTTTTGATGGTAGAACTTAAATGAATATCAGAAAAATAACTGAAGACACTTCCCCTTCTCACACCTATATCTCTTCAGTGTCTGCTGTTTTTTTTTGGATATAATTAACCAGAAGAATCACTAGAATTAAGCACATGGTGGTTATGATGATAAGTAGTCATAGTGGATCAACATATGTTGGCAGCAGTGAATTAATTTGCAGTGTTCGGTGGAATCACCGCTGATATTATGCTTACTGATTAGTACATTGATCAAATTCTTGCATTTGATCTTGTTGCTATCGTCGAATAAGAGTGTCACAAGTATCCATTAAGACATCCTTGTATTTTGTAGGTTCTAGATGAAGCTGATCGGATGCTGGATATGGGTTTTGAACCTGAAGTCAGGGCGATTTTAAGCCAAACATCATCGGGTTAGTCTCTCTCCTTGTGTttctttgtttttgtgtgtgtcagTGTGTGTGTGTAGGGCTAGGCCAAATTGCAGGGTCTGCGGCTGCTTGATAACACCATTGAAGTTTGACAATCTCATAGAAGTCTCCGCCGTTCTCGTTCGTTCCTTCACCTAGATGGCTGACCTGTAGCTCTCTCACAAATCTAGTCGATGTATGTTCCCCAGTAATCTAGGGTGGTACATGCTTGGTTCGCAACCAATCTAACTTATTTTGGTCTATGCGGGCTTGCGGCCGTCTGCTGGGCTGTGTGGGCATGCCACTTGAAACCGCCAATCGCAATGTTGTCAACCGTGAACAGCTGTGGAGTTGTGGACTTCATTCCTTGCCCGCACCACTCGCACCCTTAGTTATTGCTCCATAGTATGTCACTACTCTTAGTTTGGTTGTTGAGCACACGTATGCCTATACGTTCACATAGTGCAAGAGGGAATGGCAGAATAACTAGAAATGTGCACCAAGCCTGCTAGATTTTGCAACCATTTTAGCCTTGTCTGGTGTTATGAATTTTGAGCAACCTGTATTTATTATGAAGTAGAAATTGTTTTGGTTATACTGTGTAGAAGCAATAAGTGGGTACTTTGATGTTCTACATGGACTGCGTTCAAGAGTCAATAAATTACCTTTTCACGCTGTTTACTAATCAGCGTCTCTTTAGTTCCATGCAAAAAAGTCTCTTTATTTAATCGGCTTACTCATACAATTTTATCTCTGGAGGTCTCTGTACCCATGACCCTACAGTTCTGTTCTTTATGATGATTCATAAATATAAAATTGTCTTATGCAGTGCGTCAGATGGTTATGTTCAGTGCAACATGGCCTTTTGCTGTCCACCAGCTAGCCCAAGAGTTTATGGATCCAAATCCAATAAAGGTAATGTTTCTCTGTTTTCATCTTCTATGATACCTGATTGGCTGTGCCTTATCATGTTTAACCCTTTGTAGGTTGTTGTTGGATCAGAAGATCTTGCAGCTAACCATGACGTGATGCAAATTGTTGAAGTATTGGATGATAGAGCACGTGATTCAAGATTAGTTGCTTTGCTCGACAAATATCACCGAGCACAGAGGTACATTTCAGTACAAATTTATATGCTGCTGGTAGCCGAGCAGCAAGACAGATTCTGTAGACAGATGAAATCTACTCATCTTGAAATCGTAGAACCATTTAGCCCACCTGTTCTCAACTTTCCAGCTTCAGATTGTCCTTGTGGGTTCCTAGTTTATGTCCTTGTATGGCAAACCAACGATCCCAAGATTTGCTTCAGTTATTGCTCGATTTTTCTTCCTCTACATTGGCCTCATAGGTCTGGAGGCTAGCATATCTCCCTACCTTTCTCCCCGTAGATCTTGCAGGCAGTCAAGTATGATTGGTGGATCTGTAGTTCTGTACCTCCCTATCTTTTACCTTCCCAGTTTCTACTGCTTCCAAATGGTGCTGTCCTCAACTGCTCCTTTGTGGCAATCTTATGCTATTTTCTCAGAGCAGCAATGCTAAGGCTCGGGATTTGTTTTTGCTTAGATGGGATAAGTTTTAATAGTATTATGTTAATCCATCAGTTATTAGTACTACCtctgtttcaaggaataaggcgcccttgttttacgtgctttttgtttgaccaataATTACTGTAAATATATTAAGATTtttttgtatgaaattagtattATTAAAAAtttcttttcaatacgaatccaacgatactaataacatataatataatcaagattttgttgctcaatttttatggtcaaagttcgtcttgaaatatgtgtgtgccttattccttgaaacggaggtactaGTAGAATAATAATGCCTTGCACAAACTTGAATTTTCTGCATATATAACACTAGCATTATTTTTTAGAACTTGTCCCTTAATAGTTAGTATCAATCTAAGAAAACTGCAAATTGTGATGCTACAGCAACAGGGTTTTAATTTTTGTGTTGTACAAGAAAGAAGCTGGACGAGTAGAAGCAATGCTTAATAAAAGGTACAAAAAATCTCTGTCTGCAAGTTAATATTTGTACAACTTATTTCCTCAATTATAATTTAATTAGTTTAATTTTATATATGTTTATTCTGTAGGGGGTGGAAAGCCGTTTCTGTTCATGGAGACAAGGCTCAGCATGATAGAACAAAAGCCTTATCTTTATTTAAAGAAGGAAAATGTCCTTTAATGGTGTGCTTATTCTCTCTGACTTCCATGTACTCCTGAATAGTTCATTTATAGCTTTGTTGTGACTAGCATCTAAACATGTCTTCCTTATTTTGGGTGCTAAGACTGAACCTTAATGGAATCTTCTTGTGGAGGTTGCTAATATTTCCAACTATTTGTCGTGTCTTCCAAAATATTATTCCTTTATTTTGCTGATCAGACTATGATTTGTCAGTTCTGCCTGGGACATGTATTTTCAGCAACTAAACACAAAGgctctttttttcttcttccaaAATTCAAAGAATGAGTTCAGAAAAATCATAATATCTTTAAAAATCTGGCACTGTGGATACTAGAGCGAATCATCTATCGTCAAGTTCTTGTGATTTTTGTTGTCAATTTGTAGGCTACATGAAAAGAACAAGAATGATGAGGTAAAAGCATGTATAGGTGCTTGTGTTTGTTATCATGCACAGCCCACAAGATTGTGAAGATTTTCATGAAACTGGAAATTTGAACATAAAATTTAGTCAGCATTTATGTGGCTTTGTTGTTTCACTATTTTGTGTTAACTATTTTGTAATCATTACAGATTGCGACGGATGTGGCTTCACGCGGACTTGATATTCCTGATGTCGAAGTTGTCATCAATTATAGCTTTCCTTTGACGACGGAGGATTATGTGCACAGGATTGGAAGGACAGGTCGTGCAGGCAAGAAAGGTGTTGCACACACATTCTTTATGCAAGAGAACAAGGTACTAGAGATCATGTGCACAGTAGACATGGAAGTTTAAGTTGTACCTCGTGTAATATTGTTACTATTATTCCATACACAGGGACTTGCTGGTGAACTTGTCAATGTTCTAAGGGAGGCTGATCAGGTTGTTCCTCCATCCCTTATGAAATTTGGCACACATGTCAAGAAAAAGGTTAGTGGCTTTCTGGAAACTTTACATTTTCATTTTAGAAGTTATATTATGTATATGGAGAAGACACATGGTGTGGATGGCTGCAGTTACCATAACATTGACCAATTCATCAATTTTGTCAACAAATGTTATAGCGTCAGACCTTACCGTTATGACATTTTTTTCAGTAGTATCATATGGTAACATGTCAGCCCGTATAGCCGATTATTCATCTGGTACATAAGCATTGATATTCCTGACAGGGAAATTGTATATGAAATTAAGAATTAGTTTATCACTATAAAAGATTCCTGTGTTCATTGAAAGGCTATGTTGGTTACTATGTTATCTGTTGCTGAAATGTGCTATATGACTTGAACCTTATTGCTGAATGTGTTTCAACTAGTTTCTCATTTGTTTTAATTTTGTATATTGAATCTTAAGTTGTGGTTACGAAGTATCAAAAACCTGGGATGCATACTTTTCTTATCAGTAATGATTGTTTATTCTACATTTGTATGGTACTGGAAACACATGGTCTGTACATTATACTCAAAACTAAGAAAAGAAGTTGACTTTAGAACACAAGTCGATCAAAAGTATGAGGCCTTGCATTGTAGCCTTTCTTGTTAAGATCTGCTGAAGTGTTATAAATTGGAGATGTAGCCTGGGAAACAATGGTTAGTGTCATAAGCATTTGCTATGACAGGCAGATTAATACCTTATCGGTTACTTATTCATGAATTATAGAGATGTTTGACAAATCAAGTTATAATATAATGCATCTGAGTAATTTGAATGAGATGACCTTGACATTATCTGCTAATATTTCTTTGGCAGGAATCAAAGATATATGGCTCCCACTTCAaggaaatcacagccgatgctccTAAATCAACAAAGATCACGTTTGGTGATTCTGATGAGGAGTAACTGACAGACCTTGCTGGTGTATTTTCTTGATTGCACAATAGCAGTAGGAAAATTTGGATGAGTATCATT
It includes:
- the LOC127316449 gene encoding DEAD-box ATP-dependent RNA helicase 5; the encoded protein is MDPKLLTAQEEVSNKRKKDKKSKKDKKRKLAAEAEDEAAAVEDAAKRSKKRDESDQGGAVEKSVAVTGKGFDDPKYAPLKSFAAAALPPKVLDCCKGFDKPSPIQALAWPYLLDGRDFIGIAATGSGKTIAFGVPALMHVRKKLAEKGAKKGMPRCLMLAPTRELAQQIADVLTEAGAPCGINSVCLYGGTSKGPQISALKSGVEIVIGTPGRMKDLIEMGICRLNEVSFVVLDEADRMLDMGFEPEVRAILSQTSSVRQMVMFSATWPFAVHQLAQEFMDPNPIKVVVGSEDLAANHDVMQIVEVLDDRARDSRLVALLDKYHRAQSNRVLIFVLYKKEAGRVEAMLNKRGWKAVSVHGDKAQHDRTKALSLFKEGKCPLMIATDVASRGLDIPDVEVVINYSFPLTTEDYVHRIGRTGRAGKKGVAHTFFMQENKGLAGELVNVLREADQVVPPSLMKFGTHVKKKESKIYGSHFKEITADAPKSTKITFGDSDEE